One genomic segment of Methanofastidiosum sp. includes these proteins:
- the dnaK gene encoding molecular chaperone DnaK, producing the protein MGKVLGIDLGTTNSCMSIMDKGQPLVIPNAEGGRTTPSVVGVSSKGEWLVGRVAKNQIVSNPENTAYSVKRFIGRRYDEVDSEKKIIQYTITPGNTQEVRIVLGGKDYTPEELSAKILKKMKDDAEAYLGEKITEAVITVPAYFNDSQRKATKDAGEIAGLKVLRIINEPTAATLAYGLDKQEEQTVLVYDLGGGTFDVSILEIGEGVFEVKSTNGDTHLGGDDWDQRVVEWLVEEYKKQYGKDITKDKMAMQRLKEAAEKAKIELSGLTETSINLPYLTADESGPKHLEVSLSRSRFEAMTKDLIDRTMKPIQQAMTDAKVEPEDIDSILLVGGSTRMPQVYNYVKQYFAKEPRRDINPDECVAIGAGIQGGVLKGEVKDVLLLDVTPLSLGIETFGGVFTKLIDRNTTIPTKKSEVFSTATDNQSSVEIHVLQGERPMAADNHTLGKFTLSGIPPAPRGIPQIEVTFDIDANGILNVTAKDKGTRKEQSITIQASANLSKSEIENLKKEAEAHAQEDTKKKELVEARNQADTVIYTTEKAIKDFADKIDSSKKSELEGLIAELKNAISGNNSQEINEKTEKLSKSMYEISTKIYQQTQSAQGQPNEEPKTEGGTNTGDNVYDADFEVTDEDKKD; encoded by the coding sequence ATGGGAAAAGTATTAGGAATTGATTTAGGGACAACAAATTCATGTATGTCTATAATGGATAAAGGCCAACCCCTTGTAATACCAAATGCAGAGGGTGGGAGAACTACGCCTTCAGTCGTAGGAGTTTCATCTAAGGGAGAATGGCTAGTAGGCAGAGTTGCAAAAAATCAGATAGTTTCGAATCCTGAGAATACTGCTTACTCAGTTAAGAGATTTATTGGTAGAAGATATGATGAAGTTGATAGTGAAAAGAAAATTATCCAGTACACAATTACACCTGGGAATACTCAAGAAGTAAGGATTGTTCTTGGGGGAAAGGACTATACTCCAGAAGAACTTTCTGCAAAAATTCTAAAGAAAATGAAAGATGATGCAGAAGCGTACCTTGGAGAGAAAATCACGGAAGCAGTAATTACCGTACCTGCTTACTTTAACGATTCTCAAAGAAAAGCAACAAAAGATGCGGGAGAAATAGCCGGACTTAAAGTTTTAAGAATTATTAACGAACCTACCGCAGCAACTCTTGCATATGGACTTGATAAACAAGAAGAACAGACTGTCCTTGTTTATGACCTTGGAGGAGGTACTTTCGATGTTTCAATTCTTGAAATAGGTGAAGGAGTATTTGAAGTAAAATCTACTAATGGTGACACACACCTTGGTGGAGACGATTGGGACCAGCGTGTGGTTGAGTGGTTAGTTGAAGAATATAAAAAGCAGTATGGTAAGGATATAACTAAAGACAAAATGGCAATGCAACGTCTAAAAGAAGCCGCCGAGAAAGCAAAGATTGAATTGTCCGGGTTAACTGAAACTTCCATTAATCTACCATATTTGACTGCGGATGAATCTGGTCCAAAGCATTTAGAAGTATCCTTATCTAGGTCAAGATTTGAAGCAATGACAAAGGATCTTATAGACAGGACAATGAAACCAATTCAGCAAGCAATGACAGATGCAAAAGTAGAGCCAGAAGATATAGACTCCATTCTACTTGTAGGTGGATCGACAAGAATGCCTCAAGTTTACAATTATGTAAAACAGTACTTTGCAAAAGAGCCAAGAAGGGACATAAATCCTGACGAATGTGTGGCAATTGGCGCAGGAATTCAAGGTGGAGTGCTAAAAGGTGAAGTAAAAGATGTACTTCTTCTAGATGTTACACCATTGTCCTTAGGGATTGAAACTTTTGGCGGAGTATTTACTAAATTGATTGATAGAAATACAACTATACCTACAAAGAAAAGCGAAGTATTCTCAACAGCAACAGACAATCAATCTTCAGTAGAGATACATGTGCTCCAGGGGGAAAGGCCAATGGCAGCGGACAATCATACTCTTGGTAAATTCACTCTGAGTGGTATACCCCCCGCTCCAAGAGGTATCCCTCAAATAGAAGTCACATTTGATATTGATGCAAATGGAATTCTAAATGTTACAGCCAAAGACAAAGGAACTAGAAAAGAACAGAGTATTACCATACAAGCATCAGCTAACTTATCTAAGAGTGAGATTGAAAATCTAAAGAAAGAAGCCGAAGCTCATGCACAGGAAGATACAAAAAAGAAAGAATTGGTAGAAGCAAGAAACCAGGCGGATACAGTAATTTATACAACTGAAAAAGCGATTAAAGACTTTGCAGATAAAATAGATTCCTCTAAAAAATCTGAATTAGAAGGATTAATAGCAGAACTAAAAAATGCTATAAGCGGAAATAATTCTCAAGAAATAAATGAGAAGACTGAGAAATTATCAAAATCGATGTATGAAATAAGCACTAAGATTTATCAACAAACACAGAGTGCACAAGGGCAGCCAAATGAAGAACCAAAGACTGAAGGCGGTACTAACACTGGTGACAATGTATATGATGCTGATTTTGAGGTAACAGACGAAGATAAAAAAGATTAA
- the grpE gene encoding nucleotide exchange factor GrpE: protein MTDENEILENNEDKIAELENKISELEKRLSESESKSKENYDRLLRSEADFQNLKKRTEKEKDDTKKYALQEIIMGILNVLDHIERGIKAYSEIDKKNLDKVDVLKGMELIYKDLKDVLSSHGLCEIECVGKEFDPFYHEALATICSEESDDNTVVEEFQKGYILNDRVIRPSRVKVTKKE, encoded by the coding sequence ATGACTGATGAGAATGAAATCCTTGAAAATAATGAAGACAAAATCGCTGAACTTGAAAATAAAATCTCTGAACTAGAGAAACGGCTTTCAGAAAGTGAATCAAAGTCAAAAGAAAATTATGACAGACTATTGCGGAGCGAAGCAGATTTTCAAAATCTTAAAAAAAGAACAGAGAAAGAAAAAGACGATACTAAAAAATATGCGTTACAGGAAATAATTATGGGTATTTTAAATGTACTCGATCACATTGAAAGAGGAATAAAAGCTTATAGCGAGATAGACAAGAAAAATCTAGATAAAGTTGATGTATTGAAAGGAATGGAACTCATTTATAAAGATCTTAAGGACGTTCTTAGTTCTCACGGATTATGTGAGATTGAATGCGTAGGCAAAGAATTTGATCCATTTTATCATGAAGCACTGGCTACAATTTGTTCGGAAGAATCAGATGATAACACAGTAGTAGAAGAGTTTCAAAAGGGATATATTTTAAATGATAGGGTAATAAGACCATCAAGAGTTAAAGTAACTAAAAAGGAATAA